One region of Streptomyces sp. CG4 genomic DNA includes:
- a CDS encoding FtsX-like permease family protein — translation MRGSLRWAHSDLRTHRGEALFLVLATAGIVASLLLATALFGYATNPWQRVFTQARGAHVWIHTVPAADPRGLARLDGVASVAGPYRTESAAVAVRGTRASVELRGTPRLPSVDRPLLTAGHWLDAAEPDGVVLESSLARALLAEPGDTLTLPGTARTLTVEGIADSAEPHYSPGEQPGLVWALPAAVRAPGGQVIGLRLADPADTDYAVQRAVTVLGAGAVDEVSTWQQARSAAQGDNRLLGQVLGLFGLGALIAAGFAVHGAIATRIRGHLRDLSVLKAIGFTPGQVVRIFLLQHLAYALLGSVAAAALTEALGSRVPGRLGDAVGVWQGLPGHTVALLAVPLGAVLFIGLTTGLAAWRAGRVPPVPVPRPAAPAGGRLTGPARRALGLRLPAPLVLGVHKACAGRGRSLATVARLTLPLLLIVVALSAWTTIDRFHSQPERMGLPTALTVRSDGALDSSGVRTLLSGEHRVAAAYPGVEVAALVPGQTGTIALRGVGTRAEPYPYALAEGRAARGPDEAVAGQGLLDLLHARVGDWVRMTVGDRPQILHIVGRSIEPKNAGRVVTTSLDTLRANDPALTTAFYELRLRPGADPRQVAGALARAGRGHLEVHAVTNPADGLSPLRAVVAGLIAVLALIGLVELLTAIGGSVREGERDVLALRAIGMSPRQITAITVTATSCTALVAALAATALGLPLAHRLIDTQGGSSGIGAGIAQSPSPLLLLTVGLAAVLGAALLSALPAGRAARRRLADTLSAVA, via the coding sequence GTGCGGGGCAGCCTGCGCTGGGCACACTCCGATCTGCGGACGCATCGGGGCGAGGCGCTGTTCCTCGTACTGGCCACCGCCGGGATCGTCGCCTCGCTGCTGCTGGCCACCGCCCTGTTCGGATACGCGACCAACCCCTGGCAGCGGGTCTTCACCCAGGCCCGCGGGGCGCATGTGTGGATCCACACCGTGCCGGCCGCCGACCCGCGCGGGCTGGCCCGGCTGGACGGCGTCGCCTCGGTGGCCGGTCCCTACCGCACCGAGTCCGCCGCCGTCGCCGTACGTGGCACCCGCGCCTCCGTGGAACTGCGCGGCACCCCCCGGCTGCCCTCCGTCGACCGGCCGCTGCTCACCGCCGGGCACTGGCTGGACGCGGCCGAACCGGACGGTGTGGTGCTGGAGAGCAGCCTGGCCCGGGCACTGCTCGCCGAGCCCGGGGACACCCTCACGCTGCCCGGTACCGCCCGCACCCTGACCGTGGAAGGCATCGCCGACAGCGCCGAGCCGCACTACAGCCCGGGCGAGCAGCCGGGGCTGGTGTGGGCCCTGCCCGCCGCCGTACGCGCTCCGGGCGGCCAGGTGATCGGGCTGCGGCTGGCCGATCCGGCCGACACGGACTACGCGGTGCAGCGTGCCGTCACGGTGCTGGGCGCCGGCGCGGTCGACGAGGTCTCCACCTGGCAGCAGGCGCGCTCCGCGGCGCAGGGCGACAACCGGCTGCTGGGCCAGGTGCTCGGTCTCTTCGGCCTCGGTGCGCTGATCGCGGCGGGGTTCGCCGTGCACGGGGCGATCGCCACCCGCATCCGGGGACATCTGCGGGACCTCTCGGTGCTGAAGGCGATCGGTTTCACACCGGGCCAGGTCGTGCGGATCTTCCTGCTCCAGCATCTGGCGTACGCGCTGCTCGGCTCGGTGGCCGCCGCGGCGCTCACCGAGGCCCTGGGCAGCCGGGTCCCCGGCCGGCTCGGCGACGCCGTGGGCGTGTGGCAGGGGCTGCCGGGACACACCGTGGCGCTGTTGGCGGTGCCCTTGGGTGCGGTGCTGTTCATCGGCCTGACCACCGGTCTCGCTGCCTGGCGGGCGGGACGGGTGCCGCCGGTTCCGGTGCCGCGCCCGGCCGCACCGGCCGGCGGACGGCTGACCGGCCCGGCCCGGCGGGCGCTCGGACTGCGGCTGCCGGCCCCGCTGGTCCTCGGCGTGCACAAGGCGTGCGCGGGGCGCGGCCGGTCGCTGGCCACCGTGGCCCGGCTGACGCTGCCGCTGCTGCTGATCGTGGTGGCGCTGAGCGCCTGGACCACGATCGACCGCTTCCACAGCCAGCCGGAGCGCATGGGCCTGCCCACGGCCCTCACGGTCCGCTCCGACGGCGCCCTGGACAGCTCCGGCGTACGGACCCTGCTGTCCGGTGAGCACCGGGTCGCCGCCGCCTATCCCGGGGTCGAGGTCGCCGCGCTGGTCCCCGGCCAGACCGGCACCATCGCGCTGCGCGGCGTCGGCACCCGCGCCGAGCCCTACCCCTACGCCCTCGCCGAGGGCCGCGCCGCACGCGGACCGGACGAGGCGGTGGCCGGCCAGGGCCTGCTGGACCTGCTGCACGCCCGGGTCGGCGACTGGGTGCGCATGACGGTGGGCGACCGGCCGCAGATCCTGCACATCGTGGGCCGCAGCATCGAGCCGAAGAACGCCGGCCGGGTCGTGACCACCTCCCTGGACACCCTCCGCGCGAACGACCCCGCACTGACCACCGCCTTCTACGAACTGCGCCTGCGCCCCGGCGCCGACCCGCGGCAGGTGGCCGGCGCACTGGCCCGGGCCGGCCGCGGCCATCTCGAGGTGCACGCGGTGACGAACCCGGCCGACGGTCTGTCCCCGCTGCGCGCGGTCGTCGCCGGGCTGATCGCCGTCCTCGCCCTGATCGGGCTCGTGGAACTGCTCACCGCCATCGGCGGCAGCGTCCGCGAGGGCGAGCGCGACGTGCTGGCGCTGAGGGCGATCGGCATGTCCCCGCGGCAGATCACTGCGATCACCGTCACGGCGACGAGCTGTACGGCCCTGGTCGCGGCGCTCGCCGCCACGGCACTGGGGCTGCCGCTCGCCCACCGGCTGATCGACACCCAGGGCGGTTCCAGCGGCATCGGCGCCGGTATCGCCCAGTCCCCGTCACCGCTGCTGCTCCTCACGGTCGGCCTGGCCGCGGTCCTGGGTGCCGCGCTGCTGTCCGCGCTGCCGGCGGGCCGAGCCGCCCGCAGACGGCTCGCGGACACCCTCAGCGCGGTGGCCTGA
- a CDS encoding ABC transporter ATP-binding protein, producing the protein MNDGHPPAPSAEKTPVLRAEGLVKTHHGEGAPAHAVRGVDLSVARGEFVAITGPSGAGKSTLLHLLGGLQRPDEGSIWLDGRCTDSFSEARWAVERRRAIGIVFQFFNLVSNLSVADNVELPALLAGVPPKQARAEREELLAELGLAGKERSMPGELSGGEQQRVALARALVNHPPLLLADEPAGSLDSKGTREVMRLLSRFHGRGQTIVLVTHDARLASAADRVISFFDGRIADDAALDGAPASRRSGISGVLELRD; encoded by the coding sequence ATGAACGACGGCCACCCTCCGGCACCGTCCGCCGAAAAGACCCCGGTGCTCCGGGCCGAGGGCCTGGTGAAGACCCACCACGGCGAGGGCGCGCCCGCGCATGCCGTCCGCGGGGTCGACCTGTCCGTGGCACGGGGCGAGTTCGTGGCGATCACCGGTCCGTCGGGTGCCGGCAAGTCCACACTGCTGCACCTGCTCGGCGGGCTGCAGCGCCCGGACGAAGGCAGCATCTGGCTCGACGGCCGCTGCACGGACTCCTTCAGCGAGGCGCGCTGGGCCGTGGAGCGCCGCAGGGCCATCGGGATCGTGTTCCAGTTCTTCAACCTGGTGTCGAATCTGTCCGTCGCCGACAATGTCGAGCTGCCCGCCCTGCTGGCCGGCGTCCCGCCGAAGCAGGCCCGTGCCGAGCGCGAGGAACTGCTGGCCGAGCTGGGGCTGGCGGGCAAGGAGCGCAGCATGCCGGGCGAGCTGTCCGGCGGCGAGCAGCAGCGGGTCGCGCTCGCCCGGGCCCTGGTCAACCATCCCCCGCTGCTGCTGGCCGACGAGCCCGCCGGGAGCCTGGACAGCAAGGGCACGCGCGAGGTGATGCGGCTGCTGTCCCGCTTCCACGGACGCGGCCAGACCATCGTCCTGGTCACCCACGACGCCCGGCTGGCGAGCGCCGCCGACCGCGTGATCAGCTTCTTCGACGGACGCATAGCCGACGACGCGGCCCTGGACGGCGCTCCCGCGTCCCGGAGGTCGGGGATCTCGGGTGTGCTGGAGCTGAGGGACTGA
- a CDS encoding PadR family transcriptional regulator produces the protein MRLALLALLARGPAHGYELKQDLELLLGSAYPQPNVGQIYVTLGRLEKSGLIEGEDVEQSSRPNKKVYHLTEAGREALHAWFEETEDEPRVRDEFFMKLALAPQTGLADQIALINKQRRQYLTTMRNLSKLAAAENRDNRIAHLLIEGAMLHLQADLDWLERCQEELEELE, from the coding sequence GTGCGCCTTGCCCTCCTGGCACTCCTCGCCCGCGGCCCGGCCCACGGCTACGAGCTGAAGCAGGACCTTGAGCTACTGCTGGGCTCCGCGTACCCTCAGCCGAACGTCGGCCAGATCTACGTCACCCTCGGCCGCCTCGAGAAGTCGGGACTGATCGAGGGCGAGGACGTCGAGCAGTCCAGCCGGCCCAACAAGAAGGTCTACCACCTCACCGAAGCCGGGCGGGAGGCGCTGCACGCCTGGTTCGAGGAGACCGAGGACGAGCCGCGGGTGCGGGACGAGTTCTTCATGAAGCTCGCCCTGGCCCCGCAGACCGGTCTCGCCGACCAGATCGCCCTCATCAACAAGCAGCGGCGCCAGTACCTCACCACCATGCGCAATCTGTCGAAGCTGGCCGCGGCCGAGAACCGGGACAACCGCATCGCCCATCTGCTCATCGAGGGCGCGATGCTGCATCTGCAGGCCGACCTCGACTGGCTGGAGCGGTGCCAGGAGGAACTGGAGGAGCTGGAATGA
- a CDS encoding ABC transporter substrate-binding protein — protein sequence MRWKRAAGRGPRIRAVGRALLVLAVLMTGYVASGAQADESDASGRGPLTLATAGDLTGYLGPLLQGWNRTHPGEKVTLVELPDSADETHAQMTTDLRGGDRGRFDVLNIDVNWTSEFAAAGWIRTLPRDRFPLGTFLPPVVDTATYEGRLYAVPYVTNAGLLLYRKDILAREGVPPPRTWAELEHDAKTIAPKYGLGGYAGQFLPYEGLTVNAAEAVYSAGGTILGDEGTRVTVDSAAAREGIGFLARGIREGWIPKAALTYKEEESKRAFQDGGLLFLRNWPYAYAVASAKGSRVAGKIGAVPLPGPDGPGTSVLGGSNLAVNSHARHPDSAARLIAYLTSAPVQRQVLTRGALPPVRAALYEDPALVRQFPYLPTLRAAVLTAAPRPKSAHYDQVSLVVQAVVHDALTGRETPEAAVRRLARELAAVSSR from the coding sequence ATGCGGTGGAAACGCGCCGCCGGTAGGGGACCCCGGATACGTGCCGTCGGCCGGGCCCTCCTCGTCCTCGCCGTGCTCATGACCGGGTACGTCGCCTCCGGTGCGCAGGCCGACGAGAGCGACGCCTCGGGGCGCGGCCCGCTCACCCTGGCCACCGCCGGCGACCTCACCGGCTATCTGGGCCCGCTGCTCCAGGGCTGGAACCGCACCCACCCCGGCGAGAAGGTCACCCTGGTCGAGCTGCCGGACTCGGCCGACGAGACCCACGCGCAGATGACCACCGATCTGCGCGGCGGCGACCGGGGCCGGTTCGACGTCCTCAACATCGACGTCAACTGGACCTCGGAGTTCGCGGCGGCCGGCTGGATACGAACGCTCCCGAGGGACCGTTTCCCCCTTGGCACCTTCCTGCCGCCGGTCGTGGACACGGCCACCTATGAGGGACGGCTGTACGCGGTCCCGTATGTCACGAATGCCGGACTTCTCCTGTATCGCAAGGACATCCTCGCCAGGGAGGGCGTGCCTCCGCCGCGCACCTGGGCCGAGCTGGAGCACGACGCGAAAACCATCGCGCCGAAGTACGGACTCGGGGGCTACGCGGGCCAGTTCCTGCCCTACGAGGGGCTCACCGTGAACGCCGCCGAGGCCGTCTACTCGGCGGGCGGCACGATCCTCGGTGACGAGGGCACTCGGGTCACCGTCGACTCGGCGGCCGCCCGTGAGGGCATCGGCTTCCTCGCCCGCGGCATCCGCGAGGGCTGGATCCCGAAGGCGGCGCTGACGTACAAGGAAGAGGAGTCCAAGCGGGCCTTCCAGGACGGCGGACTGCTCTTCCTGCGCAACTGGCCCTACGCCTACGCCGTCGCCTCCGCCAAGGGCTCCAGGGTCGCGGGGAAGATCGGCGCCGTGCCGCTGCCCGGCCCCGACGGGCCGGGGACCAGTGTGCTCGGCGGCTCCAACCTCGCCGTCAACTCCCATGCCCGGCACCCCGATTCGGCCGCGCGCCTGATCGCCTACCTCACCAGCGCCCCCGTCCAGCGCCAGGTGCTCACCCGGGGTGCGCTGCCGCCCGTGCGCGCCGCGCTCTACGAAGATCCCGCGCTGGTACGGCAGTTCCCGTACCTGCCGACCCTTCGCGCCGCCGTCCTCACCGCCGCCCCGCGCCCCAAGAGCGCGCACTACGACCAGGTCAGCCTGGTGGTGCAGGCGGTCGTGCACGACGCGCTGACCGGGCGCGAGACGCCCGAGGCGGCGGTACGGCGACTGGCCCGCGAGCTGGCGGCCGTCTCCAGCCGCTAG
- a CDS encoding glycoside hydrolase family 13 protein, producing MLSKHHWWRDAVIYQVYVRSFLDSTGDGVGDLAGVRAGLPYLKKLGVDGIWLSPFYPSPQHDHGYDVADYCGVDPLFGDLAEFDLLMAAARRLGIKVLLDIVPNHCSSAHPWFREALDSAPGSPARARFHFADGRGPDGAEPPNNWHAMFGGPAWTRVDDGQWYLHMFTPEQPDWNWRDPEVAAEFDRVLRFWLDRGVDGFRIDVAAGLYKHPDLPDSDDPEADARTRDSVNPLAWNQPEVHEVWRWWRAVCEEYTARDGRERLLVGEVSVPTAREHAQYVRPDELHQAFFFDLLGAPWDADAFRKVISEAMQDIAGTGSTVTWVLNNHDQVRTVTRYGEPATGARHAESTHQAPPGPPFGRTTPLPTQPLGAARARAAALLMLALPGAAYIYQGEELGLPEVVDLPDDVLTDPIFRRTGSRARIRDGCRVPLPWSGQASPFGFTSGAESAKPWLPQPEYFAEYATDRALADTRSFWHLYRDGLQLRASLPQLGEGTLRWLDSPPGVLAFARGDDLVCAVNFGTAPTPAPVSGTPLLSSGPCPAGVLPAATAAWWLTDL from the coding sequence ATGTTGAGTAAGCACCACTGGTGGCGCGACGCGGTGATCTACCAGGTGTACGTCCGCAGCTTCCTGGACAGCACCGGCGACGGCGTCGGCGATCTGGCAGGCGTCCGGGCCGGGCTGCCGTATCTGAAGAAGCTCGGTGTCGACGGCATCTGGCTGAGCCCGTTCTACCCCTCGCCGCAGCACGACCACGGCTACGACGTCGCCGACTACTGCGGAGTCGACCCGCTCTTCGGCGATCTCGCCGAATTCGACCTGCTGATGGCGGCCGCCCGGCGGCTCGGCATCAAGGTGCTGCTCGACATCGTCCCCAACCACTGCTCCAGCGCGCACCCGTGGTTCCGCGAGGCTCTGGACAGCGCGCCCGGCAGCCCGGCCCGCGCCCGCTTCCACTTCGCCGACGGCCGCGGCCCGGACGGCGCCGAGCCGCCCAACAACTGGCACGCCATGTTCGGCGGCCCGGCCTGGACCAGAGTCGACGACGGCCAGTGGTACCTGCACATGTTCACGCCCGAGCAGCCCGACTGGAACTGGCGCGACCCCGAGGTCGCCGCCGAGTTCGACCGCGTACTGCGCTTCTGGCTGGACCGGGGTGTCGACGGCTTCCGCATCGATGTGGCGGCCGGGCTGTACAAGCACCCCGACCTGCCCGACTCCGACGACCCGGAGGCCGACGCCCGCACCCGCGACTCGGTCAACCCGCTCGCCTGGAACCAGCCCGAGGTGCACGAGGTGTGGCGCTGGTGGCGCGCCGTGTGCGAGGAGTACACCGCACGCGACGGCCGCGAACGGCTCCTCGTCGGCGAGGTCTCCGTCCCCACCGCCCGCGAACACGCCCAATACGTCCGCCCCGACGAACTCCACCAGGCCTTCTTCTTCGACCTGCTCGGCGCCCCCTGGGACGCCGACGCCTTCCGCAAGGTCATCTCCGAGGCCATGCAGGACATCGCCGGCACGGGCTCGACCGTCACCTGGGTCCTCAACAACCACGACCAGGTCCGCACCGTCACCCGCTACGGCGAACCCGCCACCGGGGCCCGGCACGCCGAGAGCACGCACCAGGCGCCGCCCGGCCCGCCCTTCGGGCGGACGACGCCACTTCCGACGCAGCCCCTCGGCGCCGCCCGCGCCCGTGCCGCCGCGCTGCTGATGCTGGCGCTGCCCGGAGCCGCGTACATCTACCAGGGCGAGGAACTCGGTCTGCCCGAGGTCGTCGACCTGCCCGACGACGTGCTCACCGACCCGATATTCCGCCGCACCGGCAGCCGTGCCCGCATCCGCGACGGCTGCCGGGTGCCACTGCCCTGGTCCGGGCAGGCCTCCCCGTTCGGCTTCACCTCCGGCGCGGAGTCCGCCAAGCCCTGGCTGCCGCAGCCCGAGTACTTCGCCGAGTACGCCACCGACCGCGCCCTCGCCGACACCCGATCCTTCTGGCACCTGTACCGCGACGGCCTCCAACTGCGCGCCTCACTGCCCCAGTTGGGCGAGGGCACGCTCCGCTGGCTGGACAGCCCGCCCGGTGTCCTCGCCTTCGCCCGCGGCGACGACCTGGTCTGCGCCGTCAACTTCGGTACGGCCCCCACGCCCGCACCGGTCTCCGGCACCCCGCTGCTCTCCAGCGGCCCCTGCCCGGCCGGGGTCCTGCCCGCCGCCACGGCGGCCTGGTGGCTGACCGACCTCTGA
- a CDS encoding ABC transporter substrate-binding protein — protein sequence MMRRRTTLLTSCTALALALGATACGGGPVSAGGGDKALSGQTVTVAGVWSGSEQKNFQKVLDAFTAKTGAKTQFVSTGDNVSTVVGSKIEGGNAPDVVMVPQVGVLDQFAKKGWLKPLSPAAQQTITADYAPVWKTYGSVDGTLYGLYFKAAHKSTVWYSPDALTQAGVKPPKTYDEMLKAGHTVSDSGLAAFAVAGEDGWTLTDWFENVYLSQAGPAKYDALAAHKLKWTDPSVVRALTTLGKLFKDKQLIAGGQKEALNTDFPSSVEKVFGPKPEAGMVYEGDFVAGVAHDQFGKSIGKDANFFPFPAVDGGTAPVVSGGDAAVVLKAGKNAKAGMQLLEYLATPEAAAVWAKAGGFLSPNKKLDLASYADDVTRATAKSLVGAGDSVRFDMSDQAPAAFGGTKGAGEWKLLQDFLRDPSDPKGTAAQLESAAAKAYQG from the coding sequence ATGATGCGACGACGCACCACTTTGCTCACGAGCTGTACCGCCCTCGCCCTCGCCCTCGGCGCCACCGCCTGCGGCGGCGGACCGGTCTCCGCGGGCGGCGGAGACAAGGCGCTCAGCGGCCAGACCGTCACCGTGGCCGGCGTCTGGTCCGGCAGCGAGCAGAAGAACTTCCAGAAGGTGCTGGACGCCTTCACCGCGAAGACCGGCGCCAAGACCCAGTTCGTCTCCACCGGCGACAACGTCTCCACCGTCGTCGGCAGCAAGATCGAGGGCGGCAACGCCCCCGACGTCGTGATGGTCCCGCAGGTCGGCGTCCTCGACCAGTTCGCGAAGAAGGGCTGGCTCAAGCCGCTCTCGCCGGCCGCCCAGCAGACGATCACCGCCGACTACGCGCCCGTGTGGAAGACGTACGGCAGCGTCGACGGCACCCTGTACGGCCTGTACTTCAAAGCCGCCCACAAGTCGACCGTCTGGTACAGCCCCGACGCCCTCACCCAGGCCGGGGTCAAGCCGCCGAAGACGTACGACGAGATGCTGAAGGCCGGGCACACCGTCTCCGACTCCGGGCTCGCCGCCTTCGCCGTCGCCGGTGAGGACGGCTGGACCCTCACCGACTGGTTCGAGAACGTCTACCTCTCCCAGGCCGGACCCGCAAAGTACGACGCCCTCGCCGCCCACAAGCTGAAGTGGACCGACCCGAGCGTCGTCAGGGCGCTCACCACCCTCGGCAAGCTGTTCAAGGACAAGCAGCTGATCGCGGGCGGCCAGAAGGAGGCCCTGAACACCGACTTCCCGAGCTCGGTGGAGAAGGTGTTCGGACCCAAGCCCGAGGCCGGCATGGTCTACGAGGGCGACTTCGTGGCCGGCGTCGCGCACGACCAGTTCGGGAAGAGCATCGGCAAGGACGCGAACTTCTTCCCGTTCCCGGCGGTCGACGGCGGCACGGCACCCGTGGTCAGCGGTGGCGACGCGGCGGTCGTCCTCAAGGCCGGCAAGAACGCCAAGGCCGGCATGCAGCTCCTGGAGTACCTGGCCACCCCCGAGGCCGCGGCCGTCTGGGCCAAGGCGGGCGGCTTCCTGTCCCCGAACAAGAAGCTCGACCTCGCCTCGTACGCCGACGACGTCACCCGCGCCACCGCCAAGTCCCTGGTCGGCGCCGGGGATTCGGTCCGCTTCGACATGTCCGACCAGGCCCCGGCGGCCTTCGGCGGCACCAAGGGCGCGGGGGAGTGGAAGCTCCTGCAGGACTTCCTGCGCGACCCCTCGGACCCGAAGGGCACCGCGGCACAGCTGGAGTCCGCCGCGGCCAAGGCCTACCAGGGCTGA
- a CDS encoding ABC transporter permease subunit, translating to MTVTAPEKQQAGPRAAGTARGRRSRRRARLIALLFVLPALLLLGALVVYPVLFSVGRSFFDASGSRFVGGGNYAEMFRDPATLKAIRNTTIWVVVAPALLTGLGLILAVLVEKVRWATAFKLLLFMPMAVSFLAAGIIFRLAYDQDPNKGVLNAAVVSVHDAFKGTSTYPTARGREGLLTRDRDGSYRTTASAGGMVTLPMVGVLPKDLPGNASPAYPAAGRKAAPGELRGVVYLDFSPGGGGRQGKVDPKESGLPGMRVEAVRDGGTVASTTTAADGSFTFPGLRAGSYTVKLPESNFAPPYQGVSWLGPTLVTPAIIGAYLWIWTGFAMVLIGAGLSALPRDALEAARMDGANEWQIFRKITVPLLAPVLTVVFVTLVINVMKVFDLVYIIAPGPVQEDATVLATQMWLVSFGGGNNQGLGSALGVLLLLLVIPAMVFNVRRFRQSQR from the coding sequence ATGACCGTCACCGCTCCTGAGAAACAGCAGGCGGGCCCGCGGGCCGCCGGCACGGCGCGCGGGCGCCGCAGCCGGCGGCGCGCCCGGCTGATCGCCCTGCTCTTCGTCCTCCCCGCGCTGCTCCTGCTCGGCGCGCTCGTCGTCTACCCGGTGCTGTTCTCCGTCGGCCGCAGCTTCTTCGACGCCTCCGGCAGCCGGTTCGTCGGCGGCGGCAACTACGCCGAGATGTTCCGCGACCCGGCGACCCTGAAGGCCATCCGCAACACCACGATCTGGGTGGTCGTGGCCCCGGCCCTGCTCACCGGCCTCGGCCTGATCCTGGCCGTCCTGGTGGAGAAGGTCCGCTGGGCCACCGCGTTCAAGCTCCTGCTCTTCATGCCGATGGCCGTGTCCTTCCTCGCCGCCGGCATCATCTTCCGGCTCGCCTACGACCAGGACCCGAACAAGGGTGTGCTGAACGCGGCCGTGGTCTCCGTCCACGACGCCTTCAAGGGCACGTCGACGTATCCGACGGCCCGCGGCCGCGAGGGTCTGCTGACCCGGGACCGGGACGGCTCGTACCGTACGACCGCCTCCGCCGGCGGTATGGTGACGCTCCCGATGGTCGGCGTGCTGCCCAAGGACCTGCCGGGGAACGCCTCGCCCGCGTACCCCGCGGCCGGCCGCAAAGCCGCGCCCGGCGAGCTGCGCGGTGTCGTCTACCTGGACTTCAGCCCCGGCGGGGGCGGCAGACAGGGCAAGGTCGACCCGAAGGAGAGCGGGCTGCCCGGCATGCGGGTCGAGGCGGTGCGGGACGGCGGCACGGTCGCGAGCACGACGACCGCCGCCGACGGCTCCTTCACCTTCCCCGGGCTGCGCGCGGGCTCGTACACGGTGAAACTCCCGGAGTCCAACTTCGCCCCGCCCTACCAGGGCGTCTCCTGGCTCGGACCGACGCTCGTCACCCCGGCGATCATCGGCGCGTACCTGTGGATCTGGACGGGCTTCGCGATGGTCCTGATCGGCGCGGGCCTGTCCGCGCTGCCCCGGGACGCGCTGGAGGCCGCGCGGATGGACGGCGCGAACGAGTGGCAGATCTTCCGCAAGATCACCGTGCCGCTGCTCGCACCCGTGCTCACCGTGGTCTTCGTGACCCTCGTGATCAATGTGATGAAGGTCTTCGACCTCGTCTACATCATCGCGCCCGGACCGGTGCAGGAGGACGCCACGGTGCTCGCCACCCAGATGTGGCTGGTCTCCTTCGGCGGCGGCAACAACCAGGGCCTCGGCAGCGCCCTCGGCGTGCTGCTCCTGCTCCTGGTGATCCCCGCGATGGTGTTCAACGTCCGCCGCTTCCGACAGAGCCAACGATGA
- a CDS encoding carbohydrate ABC transporter permease — MNAIRRGLGNGLVQAFLVVIGLVWLTPLAGLFLSSLRSAQDTAKGGWWTALAGPGRLSFDNYTALLKNSGMTQAFWNTVLISVPATTLVVVIAALAGYAFAWLDFPLREPLFLLVVALLVVPVQIGLLPVAKLFGALGLFGTIPGVVLFHVAYGLPFAVFLLRNYFAEMPKEMLEAARMDGGSEWRIFTRLVLPVGRPAIASLAIFQFLWVWNDMLVALLFADSSSQPLTVELQSQIRQFGSNIDVLAPGAFLSLIVPVVVFFAFQRHFVQGVMAGSVK, encoded by the coding sequence ATGAACGCGATCAGGCGGGGCCTGGGCAACGGCCTGGTGCAGGCCTTCCTGGTGGTGATCGGCCTGGTCTGGCTGACCCCGCTGGCGGGCCTGTTCCTCTCCTCCCTCCGCTCGGCCCAGGACACCGCGAAGGGCGGCTGGTGGACGGCCCTGGCCGGTCCCGGCCGGCTGTCCTTCGACAACTACACGGCGCTGCTGAAGAACTCCGGCATGACCCAGGCCTTCTGGAACACGGTCCTGATCTCGGTACCGGCGACGACACTCGTCGTGGTCATCGCCGCCCTCGCCGGATACGCCTTCGCCTGGCTGGACTTCCCGCTCCGGGAGCCGCTCTTCCTGCTGGTGGTGGCCCTGTTGGTGGTGCCGGTGCAGATCGGTCTGCTGCCGGTGGCCAAACTCTTCGGCGCGCTGGGCCTGTTCGGCACGATCCCCGGTGTCGTCCTTTTCCATGTGGCCTACGGCCTGCCGTTCGCCGTCTTCCTGCTGCGCAACTACTTCGCCGAGATGCCGAAGGAGATGCTGGAGGCGGCCCGGATGGACGGCGGCAGCGAGTGGCGCATCTTCACCCGGCTGGTCCTGCCGGTGGGACGGCCCGCGATCGCCTCGCTCGCGATCTTCCAGTTCCTGTGGGTCTGGAACGACATGCTCGTCGCGCTGCTCTTCGCGGACAGCTCCTCCCAGCCGCTCACCGTGGAACTCCAGTCCCAGATCCGGCAGTTCGGCAGCAACATCGACGTGCTGGCGCCGGGCGCGTTCCTGTCCCTGATCGTGCCGGTCGTGGTGTTCTTCGCGTTCCAGCGGCACTTCGTGCAGGGCGTGATGGCGGGGTCGGTGAAATGA
- the pgl gene encoding 6-phosphogluconolactonase: MSTPQLVVHRDKDLMAQAAAARLITKIVDAQASRGHASVVLTGGRNGNGLLAALAAAPARDAIDWARLDLWWGDERYLPEGDPERNVTQARAALLDSVPLNPERVHAMPASDGPYGKDVDAAAEAYAAELAKAAGPENHGAVPTFDVLMLGVGPDTHVASLFPELPAVRETERTVVGVHGAPKPPPTRISLTLPAIRSAREVWLLAAGEDKAEAAAIALSGAGEIQAPAAGAYGRSRTLWLLDSAAASQLPRSLYPPASP, from the coding sequence GTGAGCACTCCGCAGCTGGTCGTCCACCGCGACAAGGACCTGATGGCGCAGGCCGCCGCGGCCCGTCTGATCACGAAGATCGTGGACGCGCAGGCCTCCCGCGGCCATGCGTCCGTGGTCCTCACCGGTGGCCGCAACGGCAACGGCCTGCTGGCCGCGCTGGCGGCGGCACCGGCCCGGGACGCCATCGACTGGGCCCGTCTCGACCTGTGGTGGGGCGACGAGCGCTACCTGCCGGAGGGCGATCCCGAGCGCAATGTCACGCAGGCCCGTGCGGCCTTGCTGGACTCCGTACCGCTGAACCCGGAGCGCGTGCACGCCATGCCCGCCTCCGACGGCCCGTACGGCAAGGACGTCGACGCGGCCGCCGAGGCGTACGCGGCGGAGCTGGCGAAGGCGGCCGGGCCGGAGAACCACGGCGCGGTGCCCACCTTCGACGTGCTCATGCTGGGCGTCGGCCCGGACACCCATGTGGCCTCGCTCTTCCCGGAGCTGCCGGCCGTACGGGAGACCGAGCGCACGGTGGTCGGCGTGCACGGCGCGCCCAAGCCGCCGCCGACCCGGATCTCCCTCACCCTTCCGGCGATCCGCTCGGCGCGCGAGGTGTGGCTGCTCGCGGCGGGCGAGGACAAGGCGGAGGCCGCGGCCATCGCCCTGTCGGGCGCGGGCGAGATCCAGGCACCGGCGGCGGGGGCGTACGGCCGCTCCCGCACCCTGTGGCTCCTGGATTCGGCGGCGGCTTCGCAGCTGCCGCGCTCGCTGTATCCGCCGGCGTCGCCGTGA